One genomic window of Peromyscus maniculatus bairdii isolate BWxNUB_F1_BW_parent chromosome 2, HU_Pman_BW_mat_3.1, whole genome shotgun sequence includes the following:
- the LOC143271756 gene encoding LOW QUALITY PROTEIN: oogenesin-1-like (The sequence of the model RefSeq protein was modified relative to this genomic sequence to represent the inferred CDS: inserted 1 base in 1 codon) encodes MGNQAPPTLQQLAIKGLLREEALAISALQVMPWMLLPAMFEVAFKNRQTNVLRAMVPIWPFPCLPVGALIKTPHLETLKALLDGLDAFTTQMACPRKGKVRVLDLMTTDTHFWSIWAGNYEGDCSQQVMRHEQPMETCHDPGMKNNLKVITDLKLLDNDTKDYATHLVQWAQQRKGSIHLCCLKLQIWESCISNVIEILKSVDLHCIRELHLRDLWIDDMAAFGPYLGQMRNLHTLVLEGITNTFRMDESQGLEEEWISTLLSQFPKFHCLQHLYIHDIYLLFGCMREWLRSLKKPLETLSITYCDLSQADLDHLPQCLNLSELRHLHLCSVLLDEGLEPLGLLLERVKATLESLELEKCWLDDSQFRMLLPALSQCSQLTKVNFIDNNLSLPLLMQLFHNIDKLSKLTQELYPAPLECYDHRGLVLVDQFDQLCPELLSIIXEKKKAQKSDFCYKKML; translated from the exons ATGGGAAACCAAGCCCCACCAACACTCCAGCAGCTTGCAATAAAAGGGCTACTGAGGGAGGAGGCCTTGGCCATTTCTGCTCTGCAGGTGATGCCCTGGATGCTGCTCCCAGCAATGTTTGAGGTGGCCTTCaagaacagacagacaaatgtCCTGAGGGCCATGGTCCCTATATGGCCATTCCCTTGCCTTCCTGTAGGAGCCCTGATAAAGACCCCCCACCTGGAAACTTTGAAGGCTCTGCTTGATGGACTAGATGCCTTTACTACACAGATGGCTTGCCCCAG AAAGGGGAAAGTCAGAGTGCTGGATTTGATGACCACGGACACTCACTTCTGGAGCATATGGGCTGGAAACTATGAAGGAGACTGCTCTCAACAGGTCATGAGACATGAGCAGCCCATGGAGACATGTCATGACCCAGGGATGAAGAACAATTTGAAGGTGATaactgacctcaaacttttgGACAACGACACCAAAGATTATGCCACTCACTTGGTGCAGTGGGCCCAGCAGAGAAAAGGTTCCATTCATCTATGCTGTCTGAAGCTTCAGATTTGGGAATCATGCATCTCCAATGTCATAGAGATCTTAAAATCTGTAGATCTCCACTGTATAAGGGAGCTGCACCTGCGTGATTTGTGGATAGACGACATGGCTGCTTTTGGACCTTACCTGGGACAAATGAGAAACCTTCACACTCTAGTCCTAGAGGGCATCACCAATACCTTCAGGATGGATGAATCCCAAGGgctggaagaggagtggataagCACATTGCTCTCTCAGTTCCCCAAATTCCATTGCCTACAGCATCTCTATATACATGATATCTACCTTCTATTTGGCTGCATGAGAGAATGGCTCAG GTCCCTGAAGAAGCCCTTGGAGACCCTATCCATTACTTACTGTGACCTCTCCCAGGCAGACTTGGATCATCTGCCCCAGTGCCTGAACCTTTCTGAGCTCCGGCAtctgcacctgtgctctgtacTTTTAGATGAGGGGCTTGAACCACTTGGACTTCTCCTGGAAAGAGTCAAAGCCACTTTAGAAAGCCTAGAACTGGAGAAATGTTGGCTGGATGATTCACAATTCAGGATGCTCTTGCCTGCCCTGAGCCAATGCTCCCAGCTCACCAAGGTCAATTTCATTGATaataatctgtctctgcctctcctgatGCAACTGTTTCACAACATAGACAAATTGAGCAAGCTGACCCAGGAGCTATACCCTgcacctctggaatgctatgatCACAGGGGCCTAGTACTTGTAGATCAGTTTGACCAACTTTGCCCCGAACTCTTAAGtataa atgagaaaaagaaagcccagaAAAGTGACTTTTGCTACAAGAAAATGCTATAA